CGCTCGAGTTCGGCAGGCTGCTGGGCGACGCCGCCGCCGAGTACTTCATCGCCGAGGGCATCGAGGCGCCGCAGATCGGCATCGTCAACTGCGAGCAGGTCGAGGTCTGCGTGCAGCGCAGACTCGGTTTCGAGGAGGCCTTGTTCGCTAAGGTCCCCGACGCGGAGATCGTCGCCAACCAGCAGGGCTCGACGATCGACGAGGCGGTGGACGTCGCCGAGCGCATCCTCACCGCCCACCCCGACCTCGACGCCTTCTTCGGCCAGGCGGGCGGCGCGACCCTCGGCTCCATTCGTGCCGTGCAGGCCAGGAACAAGGTCGGCCAGACGGTGGTGTTCGGCGGGGACATGTCCACCGAGGCCGCCAACGCGCTGGTCGATCACAGGGTGCTCAAGGGCAACGTCGACATCTCCGGCGTCACCGTCGGCCGGATGGCGGCCGAGACCGCGCAGGCCGTGCTCGCGGGCAACCCGCCGGAGGAGTTCATCCTCCCGGCCCCCGTCGAGATCTACACGACTCCGGAGGACGGCGCGACGTGGCTCCAGGAACACCCGGACGGCCTGCCGTGATCGGGCCGGTGTGTCGAGCAGTCGGTGTCGAGGCGGGCCGGGCGGCGCGTCCGGCGGGGCCGGGCAGTCGCCGCGGTCGGCCTGCCGAGTGCGTTCCGCAGGGACAGTCGGGAGAAGGTGGAGTGACGTGGTGACCGACGATGAGGTCTTCGCCGCCAGCGTACGGGACGTGACGAAGGCGTATCCGGGAGTGGTGGCCCTGGCGGGCGCCGACTTCCAGCTCCGGTCGGGCGAGGTGCGGGCACTGCTCGGCCGCAACGGCGCGGGCAAGTCCACGCTCATCCGGATGATCGCGGGCGTGGACCGCCCCGACGCCGGCGAGATCCGCATCGGCGGCACGCCCCTCGGGGACGGCGGCGTCCGGCGCGCCGTCGAGCTGGGCGTCGCCACCGTCTACCAGGAGCTGAGCCTGGTGCCCTGGCTCAGCGTCGCGGAGAACATGTTCCTCGGCGGCTGGCCTCGCGCGGGCTCGCGCATCGACTACGAGCGCATGCGCCGCGAATCGGCCGAGGTCCTGGCCGAGCTGGGCCTGCGCATCGATCCGGAACGGCCGGTCGCCACCCTGTCGCTCGCCGAGCAGCAGCTCGTGGAGATCGCCCGCGCGGTCCGGCAGACCCCGAAGGTCCTGATCCTGGACGAGCCGACCTCCGCGCTGGCCGCGAGCGAGGTGACGATGGTCCTGGAGGTCGTCGGCCGGATCGCCGCCGCAGGCGTGGCCGTGATCTATGTGAGCCACCGGCTCGACGAGATCCGACAGGTCGCCGACAGCATCACCGTGATGCGCGACGGTCGCACCGTGGAGACGGTCTCGGCGAAGGACACCACGACCCGCGAGATCGTCGAGCTGATGCTCGGCGGCGAGAGCGAGGCTGCCGAGCAGGTCACGCCCGTGACGATCGACCGCACCGGGACGCCGCTGCTCGCCGTCCGCGACCTCACCGTCCCGCCGAAGATCACCGGAGTCTCCTTCGAGCTGTACCCCGGCGAGGTGCTGGGCATCGGCGGCCTGTTGGGCTCCGGGCGCACGGAACTGCTGCGGGCGGTCGCGGGCTTCGACCCGATCGTCTCGGGCCGCATCGAGGTCGAGGGCACGCGGGTCGAGAACCCGACACCGGCGCGGATGAAGCGGCTCGGGGTCGGCCTGACCCCGGAGAACCGCAAGGCCGAGGGCATCATCCCGATGCTGGGCGTCGACGAGAACATGGTGATTTCGGACTTCGGTCGGGTCTCCACCGGCCCGTCGATCTCCACCAGTCGGGTACGGGAGGCCGCCACCGCCCTGGTGCGCAGGCTCGGCATCAAGACCGCGCGGACGCAGACGCCGATCGCCGACCTGTCCGGCGGCAACCAGCAGAAGGCCGTGATCGGCCGCTGGCTGCACGCCGACAGCCGAATCCTGCTGCTCGACGAGCCGACGCGCGGCGTGGACGTCGAGGCCAAGGCCCAGATCTACCGGCTGGTCCGCGAACTCGCCTCGGCAGGCGCGGGCGTGCTGTTCGTCTCTGGGGAGCTCGAAGAGCTTCCGCTGGTGTGCGACCGCGTCCTCAGCCTGCACGCGGGCGGCATCCGATCCGAGCTGCGCGGCAGCGAGATCACCGTCGACAACATCCTGGCCGCCACGATGGCCGTCTGAATCGTGAGGAATCCGATGAGCAACTCTTCGCACCAGACCGGTCCGGCCTCGGGGACAGCGTCGTCCTCGACGTCTCAGTCGTCCCCGACGTCTCCGTCCACCCCGACCGGCACCGGCTCCACCAGGTCTACCAAGACCAGACGCCTCAACGAGCTCGGGCTGCTCGCCGCGATCGCCCTGCTCTACATCGTTCTCGGCAGCACCGCGTCGGGCTTCCTGTCGCTGGACAACCAGCTCGGGATGCTGCGGGACGCCGCGACCATCGGCATCGCCGCCTGGGGTGTCACCCTGGTGATCATCGCGGGCGAGATCGACATCAGCATCGGCCCGGCGGTCGCGTTCTCCTCCGTGCTGGTCGCCAAGGGCGTCGGCGCCTGGGGCCTGGGCACCTGGGGCGGCATCCTCGCGACGCTGGCGCTCGGCGTGGCGTGGGGAGCGCTGGCAGGCTGGCTGGTCGCCCGCTTCACCGTGCCCTCGTTCATCGCGACGCTGGGCCTCTGGAGCGTGCTCGGCGGTCTCGGCCTCTACATCACCGACGCGCTGCCGGTCGCGCTGCCGGACAACGCCACCTTCCGCCTACTCGGCGGCAGCATCCTGGGCATTCCCACCTCGGCGGTGGTGATGCTGGTGCTCTTCGCGGTCTTCGCCTACGTCGCCCGCTACACCGCCTACGGCCGCTCGGTCTACGCCACCGGCGGCAACGCCGCGGCGGCGCGGCTGGCGGGCATCGACACCGGTCGCATCAAGGTGATCCTCTTCGCCACCACCGGCCTGCTCGCCGCGATCACCGGCATCCTGCTGGCCGCCCGGCTGGGCTCCGGCAACGGCGGCGCGGCCGCGGGCCTGGAGTTCGACGTCATCGCCGCCGTCGTCATCGGCGGCACGCTGCTGGCAGGCGGCCGAGGCAGCCTGCTGGGCACCCTGTTGGGCGTCGCGTTCATCACGGTGATCGCCAACGGCCTGGTGCTGCTGGGCGTCGACTCGTTCTTCCAGAACGTGGTGCGCGGCGTGATCATCGTCGGCGCCGTCCTGGTGAACGTGGCGATCAGCAGGCGCGAGCGCGCCGTGCGCACGGTCTGACGCGGACCGGACGAGAGACACTCGACGAGGCGAAGGAGACAACGTCCATGAGCGGCACCGCCGTCCCGGCCACGATGCGTGGCGTGTACCTCCCCGGCGACTCCACCGCCGTGATCAAGGAGATCCCGGTGCCGGAGCCGGGGCCCGGTCAGCTCCTGCTCCGGGTCGGCGCCTCGGGGATCTGCGGCAGCGACATCGGCTACATCTATCACGAGCACAAGACCCATCGCGGCGTCGACGGTCCGGCCTACCGGGGCGTGGTCACCGGGCACGAGCCCAGTGGCGTCGTGGTCGCCGCCGGGCCGGACTGTCGTGAGTACGGGGTCGGCGATCGCGTCATCGTCTACCACATCGCGGGCTGCATGACCTGCGACAACTGTCGGCGCGGCTACCAGATCAGCTGCACAGGGGCGGCCAGGGCCGCCTACGGCTGGCAGCGCGACGGCGGCAACGCCGACTACATCCTCGTCGAGGAGACCACCTGCGTCCGGCTGCCGGACGAGCTGTCCTACGTGGACGGAGCTTTGATCGCCTGCGGCTTCGGCACCGCCTACGAGGGCCTGCGCAGACTCGCTGTCAGCGGCGAGGACGACCTGCTGGTCATCGGGCTCGGCCCGGTCGGTCTGGCCGCCGCGATGATCGGTCGGGGCATGGGTGCCCGACGGATCATCGGAGTGGAGCCCTCCGCGCAACGGCGGGAATGGGCCGACGGGCTGGACCTGTTCGACGCCACGGTCGGCGTCGACGCACCGGGCGAGGCGATCGCCGAGATCACCGGCGGTCGAGGCGTGAGCACCGCCATCGACTGTTCCGGCAGCCGAGCAGGTCGCGGCACCGCCGTGGACAACGCGGCCGAATGGGGCCGGGTCTCGCTGGTCGGCGAGGGCGGCACGCTGGAGACCGAGGTGTCGGACACGCTGCTGCACAAGCAGCTCACCCTGCACGCGTCCTGGGTGACCTCCGTCCCCGCGATGGCTCAGCTCGCCAGGAACCTGGTCCGTTGGGGAGTCCGGCCGGAGATCGTGGTCAGCGAGCGGCTGCCGCTGGCCGAGGCCGACGCCGCCTACCGGCTGGCGGCGGGCGCGGGCACCGGCAAGGTCTGTCTGGTCGCCGACGACGTGGCGGGCTCGTGACCGCCGAGGCGCCCCGGGACGCCGAGGACGACGGCGGACCGGCAGACCTCGACGCCTCGGCGTCCGGCGGGGTGTCGATCACGCGGGACGACAGCGGGCCCTACGAGGTGTTCCATCTCGACAACGGCCTGGTGCGCCTCGGTGTGGTGCCCGCACTCGGGGGTCGGGTGCTCTCCGCGGTCTTCGCCGGTCGGGAGTACCTGTACCGCAATCCCCGGCTGCTCGACGATCGGCTGCATCCGGTGGACGGCCGCCGACCGCGTCCGACGAGCGGCCCGATGTCGCAGTGGCTCAACTTCGGCGGGGACAAGACCTGGCCCGCGCCGCAGGGCTGGGACCATGCGGGCCAGTGGGCCGGGCCGCCGGACCCGGTGCTGGACTCCGGCGCTTACCAGGCACGTCCGCACCTCGCCGACACGGTCGCCGAGATCACCATGACCAGCGGCGACGACCCGCGCACCGGCCTGCGGACGATCCGGACCGTGCGGCTGGCCGAGGGCGAGAGCCGCTACACCCTGGAGATCAGCTTCACCAACGTCGAGTCGCACCCGGTGCGGTGGGCGTTGTGGAACGTCACGCAGCTGGCGGGCGAGATCCCCGGGGAGGCGGGTCCGCACGCGGGCGTCTACGTCGGCCTCCGCGAGTCGGGACTGCCGCGTTCGGTCGAGTTGATCACTGCGGGTCCGGCTCCGACGGTCACCGACACCGGGGGATCGGTCGTCCGGGTCGCCGCGCAGGACGTCGTCGGCAAGGTCGGCTTCCCCGACGCGGCGGGCTGGCTCGCCGACGTGGGCGCGCAGGGCACCCTGACCCAGACCTTCCCGGTGGACGAGTCCGCCGAGTACCCGGATGACGGCTCCCGCGTCGAGGTCTGGCTGGAACACCCGCTGACCGAGCCGATCGCCGAGCTGGGCGACCTCCTGCCGCGAGACCGGGTGGTGGAGTGCGAGGCCCTCGGTCCGCTCACGACCCTGGCACCGGGGGAGCGCGTCACACTGCCGATCGTGTTCGGCTTCGGCGTGACCTCGGCCGTTGTCGGCGCCGCCACCGCCGTCGGGTACTGGACGGAGCCGCCCGCCGAGGCAGGCGCGGCCGACGGCTCCGGTGCGCTGCGAGGCGTCTTCGTGCCCGCGACGGGCGGGCTGCTGCGAGCCGAGTTCCTCGACCGCGACGGCAGGTCGGTCGACGCCGTCGACCTCCTCGAACTCACCCCCGGTCGACCGTGCGCATTGCCGGTCGGCCGGGTGGTGCCCCACGATGCAGCCGCGGTGAGCTTCACTGTGGGTGGCGAACCGGCCGGCGTGCTCACCCGGCCGGTGTACGACCGGGCGAATGGACACGCGAAGATCAGCGTTATGGACGAGCAGGGACGGGATCGATGAGCGGCGCACCGACACGCTTCACGGACCGCACCGCGGTGGTGACCGGGGCCGCGGGCGGCATCGGGGCGGCGACCGCCCGCAGACTCGCCGAGGAAGGCGCCGCCGTCGCCCTGCTTGATCTCGATCCCCGGGTGCACGAGGTCGCCGACGAACTGCGCCGAGCGCACGGCAGGGCGACCTCCCACGTGTGCGACGTCGCCGACGAGGACTCCTGGACGTCGGTGACCGAGGCGGTCCGGGGCGAGTTCGGGCCGATCGGCGTACTGGTCAGCAACGCCTACACCGTCGATGTCCGTCCCGCGCACGAGATGAGCAGGCAGTCCTGGGACCAGCAGCTGGCCGTCAACCTCACCGGGGCCTTCCTCGGCGTGCGGGCCTGCCTGGCCGACCTGCGGACGGTGTCGGGTGCGGTGGTGCTGACGTCCTCGGTGCACGCCCTGATCGGCCTGCCCGGCAGGCCCGCCTACGCCGCGACGAAGGGCGGCCTCACCGCGCTGGGCAGACAGCTGGCCGTCGAGTACGCCCCCGAGGTGCGGGTGAACTGGGTGCTGCCCGGCCCGATCCTCACGGCCGCCTGGGACGACGTCGACGAGGCCGACCGCGAGCAGAGCATCCGGCAGACCGTCACCCGTCGGTTCGGCACCCCGGAAGAGGTGGCGGCGGGCATCGCGTTCCTCGCCTCGCCGGACGCCTCCTACGTGACCGGCACCGGCCTGGTGATCGACGGCGGCTGGAGCGCCTACAAGGAGTCGACCTGAGCTCGGCGGCAGGCCGACGGCTGCGGGCCGGTCGATTCGGCGTGATCGACTCTGGCAGACGGACGTCGACGCGACGGCGCCGGGACGACGCTGAGCCGCAGTGTCGAGGAAGCGAACGGAGGGGACGAAGCGGATGGCCGCCTATATCGGCCGTGGCGTGCACGGCAACACCGTCGAGCTGCTCGGTGCGCGGATCGTCTCCGGGGCGGTCGGCGAAGGTGAGACGCTCGACCTCGCGGGCCTCAGCGCCGAACTCGATCTCAGCATCACCGCCCTGCGCGAGGCGATCAAGGTCCTGACCGCGAAAGGCCTGGTCGACGCCCGCCAGCGTCGGGGGACCTTCGTCCGACCCCGTGCCACCTGGAACCTGCTCGACGTCGACGTGATCCGCTGGCAGTTCGCGGCGGGCGCGGCCGACGACTTCCTGCGCGATCTCGCCGAGGTCCGCGCCGTGATCGAGCCGGCCGCCGCACGCTACGCCGCCGCCCGGCGCACCGAGGACGACCTGCGCGCGCTCGACGAGGCGCTGGCGGCGATGGGGCGGGCCGTCGGCGGCGACCCGTCCTCGGCCGCCGACGCCGACCTCGCGTGGCACCGTGCCCTGCTGGTGGCCACCCACAACGAGATGCTGGTGCGGATGGAGATCTTCATCGAGCCCGGTCTCTCCGAACGTGACCGGCTGGTCCACCAGTCGGGCGACGACGACCCCGTGCCCAGCCATCAGGCGGTCCTCGACGCCGTTCGTGCGGCCGATGCCGAGGCGGCCGGGGCCGCGATGCTGGCGCTGCTGGCGAAGTCGGACTCCGACCTGCGTCGGGTCACGGCGGGCGAGGGTGTGGCGGCCCCGGCGGCCTCGGCCCAGGGGGCGTCGTCCCCGGCGGCTGCGCCGCACGCGGCTGCCGCCGAGCGGGCGGAGTCCGCAGCGCAGGCGACGGCGGCGCGCGATGCCGCGCCGGTGGCAGGCGCGAACCCGGAGACCGGGCCTGCGACGCCGAGAACTCCGGCGGAGGCCGATGCCGCTGGCACCACGCCTGTCGCGGCGGGGGGAGCCGAGGGCACGCCGTCGCAGGCCGCGTCGGCAGCAGCGCCCCAGACGACAGCGCTTCAGACAGCAGCGGTCGAGGCGTCCGCTGCCGGGATCGAGTCGAACGAGAGGAAGTCACGTTGAAGATCACTCGGGTCGAGACGTTCCTGGTCGCGCCGCGCTGGCTGTTCTGCCGCGTCGAGACGGACGACGGCCTGGTCGGCTGGGGCGAACCCGTCGTGGAGGGCCGGGCGTCGACCGTCCGGACGGCCGTGCACGAGCTGGCCGAGCTGTTGATCGGCGAGGACCCGCTGCGGGTGGAGGACCACTGGCAGCGGATGACCAAGGGCTCGTTCTATCGCGGTGGACCGGTGCTCTCCAGCGCCGTCGCCGGCCTGGACCAGGCGCTGTGGGACATCGCGGGCAAGGCGTTGAACGCCCCCGTCCACCAGCTCCTCGGCGGCCCCGTGCGTGACCGGGTCCGGGTGTACGGCTGGATCGCGGGCGACGAGCCCGCCGAGGTCGCCGACGCCGTCGCCGCGCAGGTCGAGGCCGGGCTCACCGCCGTGAAGATGAACGCCGCAGGCCGGATGAGCAGGCTGGCCAGCGTCGCGGAGATCGACGGGGTGCTGGAGCGCCTCGCCGCCGCCCGCGAGGCGCTGGGCCCGCACCGTGACGTCGCCCTGGACTTCCACGGCCGGTTCACCGCCGCCAACGCCCGCCGGATCATCCCGTTGCTCGCGGACGCGCGTCCGATGTTCGTCGAGGAACCGGTGCTGCCGGAGTACAGCCACCTGATCGGCGACGTGGTGCGGGCCAGCCCGGTGCCCATCGCGTGCGGCGAGCGGCTCTACTCGCGAGGCGAGTTCCTCCCCGTCCTCCAGGCGGGGATCGCCGTCGCGCAGCCGGACCTCTCCCATGCGGGCGGCATCTCCGAGGTGCGTCGCATCGGCTCGCTCGCCGAGACCTTCGACGTGCCGCTGGCGCCGCACTGCCCGCTCGGACCGATCTCGCTGGCCGCCAGTCTCCAGATCGCCTTCAGCACGCCGAACTTCCTGATTCAGGAGCAGAGCCTCGGCATCCACTACAACGCCGAGGCCGACCTGCTCGACTACGTCCTGGACCGGGAGATGTTCCGCTTCGTCGACGGACACCTGCTTCGACCGACCGGGCCGGGTCTCGGCGTCACCATCGACGAGGCCGCCGTCCGGAAGGCCGACGAGACGGGCCACGACTGGCACTCGCCGATCTGGCGACATGACGACGGCTCGCTGGCCGAGTGGTGAGTGCGGCAGGCCGTGCCGCAGGGCGGCGGTCCCTCGTCGGGGCGGCCTGATGATCGCGGGGACGGCGCACACCTGTGTCGTGATGTCGGCCCGGCGGCCTGAGCCGTCGGGCACGCCGACGCCGGACCGGGCGGAACGACGCGGGCGGGCTCCGTGCTGCGCGCTGTGATCGCCGGGGTGAAGGTGGGGGTCGTGGGTTCTCGGGATGGGGGCGGCGTGGCACATCGCGTCGGCAGCGTCGGCAGCGTCGGTGCGGCAGGCCCGGCGATCCGGGTGTCCGGCTCCGCCGCTCAGCGCGTGCGGCAGTCGGGGGCGCCGAGCCGGGGCGTCGGGCGTGACGACGCCCCGGACGACGGCGTCGACGCCCCGAAGTCGTCGTCCGGCCGGAGCCCTGTCTGCCGTGCACGGCGCGTCCCGGTGCACGGTCACCACGGACGGCGGTCGGCCGCCCGAGCCGAGGAACGGCCACCGAGGGAACGGGTTGCCGCGCAGTGCCGCCCGGCAGGTGTTTCGGACGGGTCGTCACCCCTGCCCACCGGGCGTTCCGCGTCCCACGACATGGCATCGAACCGATCTCTGGAGTGTGCACGATGAACCTGTCCCAACGCCTGGCCGAAGAGCGGATCGTCGCGATCGTCCGAGGTCGGGACGCCGAGGCCGCCTTCAGGGCCGTGCTGGCACTGTGGGAGGAGGGCATCCATCTCGTCGAGGTGTCCCTCACCGGCGCCGACGCCCTGCGCCTGATCGGCAGGCTGGCCGCCGAGCGTTCGGGCGCGGCCGCACTCGGCGCCGGTACCGTGCTCTCCGCCCAGGACGCCGCCGACGTCCACACGGCAGGAGCGACCTTCGCCGTCACGCCCGCCATCGGCCCCGGCACCCACGCGGCGATCGAACTGGGCCTGCCGACCCTGGTCGGGGCGCTCACGCCCACCGAGGTCTACGCGGCGCACACGGCGGGCGCGACGGCCGTGAAGCTCTTCCCCGCCGCACACGGCGGCGGTCCGGGCTATCTCAAGGCGCTCCGCGACCCGTTCCCCACGGTGCCGTTCGTGCCGGTGGGCGGCGTCGACGTCGAGGCCGCGCGGCGGTACCTGGAGCTGGGCGCACTGGCCGTCGGCGTGGGATCGCCGCTGCTGGCGGGCGCGGCGGACGGCGCCGACCTTGCCGAGCTGCGTGATCGTGCCCGTCAGTTCCGTGCGGTGGCGGCGGAGTTCCCGGTGCAGGCAGGCATCGCGGCAGCACAGGGACCCGCCGCGCACGCGGCGGGCCGGCACGGATCGGAGCAGAGCCGATGATCGAGGTGATCACCCTCGGCGAGAGCATGGCCGCGCTGCGGGGGCAGGGGCCCATGCGGCTCGGCGGCGAGCTGAGCCTGTCGGTGGCCGGGGCGGAGTCGAACGTGGCGATCGGCCTGGCCAGGCTCGGACACCAGGTGTCCTGGATCGGCCGGGTGGGCGCCGACCAGCCCGGCGAGCTGGTCACTCGCACCCTGCGCGCCGAGGGCGTGGACGTCAGCGGCGTCGCGGTCGACGCAGACCGGCCGACCGGTCTGATCCTCTTCGAGAAGCGCGTCGCCGACCTCATCCGGGTCCGCTACTACCGCACCGACTCGGCGGGCTCCCGGCTGCATCCCGACGACCTCGCGGGCGTGTTGGCGGGCGGTGCACGACTGCTGCACGTCACCGGGATCACCCCCGCGCTGGGGCCCGGCCCGCGAGCGGCGGTGCTGGCGGCGGTGGAGCACGCCAAGGCCCAGGGCTGGACCGTGTCCCTGGACGTCAACCACCGGTCGCTGCTGTGGCCTGCCGAGGCGGCGGCGGAGGTGCTGGGTCCGCTGGCCAGACGGGCCGACGTCGTGATCGCCTCGCCAGAGGAGCTGGCGATCGTCGAGCCGGAGGGGTACGACGACCTGGCCAGGGCGGATCACCTGCTGACCGCCGGCGTCGCCGAGGTGGTCGTGAAGCTCGGCGCCGACGGGGCGCGCGTGCACCATGCGGCGGGCGTCGAGCAGGTGGAGTCTGTCCGGGTGCCGGTCCTCGACACGGTCGGCGCGGGCGATGCCTTCTCCGCCGGCTACCTCTCCGCCCTGCTCGACGGCGAGCCGACGAGCGAACGACTCCGACGCGGTTCGGTGCTCGGGGCCTTCGCCGTCGCCTCCCACGGCGACTGGGAAGGGCTCCCCACCCGCGAGGAGCTGCCGCTGCTCAGCCTGGAGCCGGGGACGACGCTGCGGTGAGGTGAGGTCCCATGGCCGTGGCGAGGCTTCTTGCCTTGCCCGGCCGTTGTGGAATTCAGCCTGATGAAGATCCTAGGAAGCGGTCCTCGCAATGGTGGGAGGTCGTTTCCGGCAGGACGGGTGCGGCCTGACCGTGCAGCTTCATTCGTCGACCGCGTGTGCCCTCCGTCGGCAGCCGGGCAGCCCGGGATGCGAGATCGCGGGCGCTCGCACGACGTACCTGCCGATCATGACCGTGTGAGAGAACGCCCGGCTGCGTCTGATTCCCTTCACCGCCAGTTTGGAACCTTTTGCCGCCTCGCTGCGCCGCGCTCGGGC
The Actinoalloteichus fjordicus DNA segment above includes these coding regions:
- a CDS encoding substrate-binding domain-containing protein gives rise to the protein MSRIARGRRRAVVVMTTLLVAALAAAGCGAPIGEGGRFGVVYMDAQGYYAGVRKGMQDEAAEMGRNVQLLELNAQGDASQESSFVDTVSSADVDALVLSPVSETASIPAIRLAHRSGVPVICYNTCIADEAARQYVEAFILGDPLEFGRLLGDAAAEYFIAEGIEAPQIGIVNCEQVEVCVQRRLGFEEALFAKVPDAEIVANQQGSTIDEAVDVAERILTAHPDLDAFFGQAGGATLGSIRAVQARNKVGQTVVFGGDMSTEAANALVDHRVLKGNVDISGVTVGRMAAETAQAVLAGNPPEEFILPAPVEIYTTPEDGATWLQEHPDGLP
- a CDS encoding sugar ABC transporter ATP-binding protein codes for the protein MVTDDEVFAASVRDVTKAYPGVVALAGADFQLRSGEVRALLGRNGAGKSTLIRMIAGVDRPDAGEIRIGGTPLGDGGVRRAVELGVATVYQELSLVPWLSVAENMFLGGWPRAGSRIDYERMRRESAEVLAELGLRIDPERPVATLSLAEQQLVEIARAVRQTPKVLILDEPTSALAASEVTMVLEVVGRIAAAGVAVIYVSHRLDEIRQVADSITVMRDGRTVETVSAKDTTTREIVELMLGGESEAAEQVTPVTIDRTGTPLLAVRDLTVPPKITGVSFELYPGEVLGIGGLLGSGRTELLRAVAGFDPIVSGRIEVEGTRVENPTPARMKRLGVGLTPENRKAEGIIPMLGVDENMVISDFGRVSTGPSISTSRVREAATALVRRLGIKTARTQTPIADLSGGNQQKAVIGRWLHADSRILLLDEPTRGVDVEAKAQIYRLVRELASAGAGVLFVSGELEELPLVCDRVLSLHAGGIRSELRGSEITVDNILAATMAV
- a CDS encoding ABC transporter permease, which produces MSNSSHQTGPASGTASSSTSQSSPTSPSTPTGTGSTRSTKTRRLNELGLLAAIALLYIVLGSTASGFLSLDNQLGMLRDAATIGIAAWGVTLVIIAGEIDISIGPAVAFSSVLVAKGVGAWGLGTWGGILATLALGVAWGALAGWLVARFTVPSFIATLGLWSVLGGLGLYITDALPVALPDNATFRLLGGSILGIPTSAVVMLVLFAVFAYVARYTAYGRSVYATGGNAAAARLAGIDTGRIKVILFATTGLLAAITGILLAARLGSGNGGAAAGLEFDVIAAVVIGGTLLAGGRGSLLGTLLGVAFITVIANGLVLLGVDSFFQNVVRGVIIVGAVLVNVAISRRERAVRTV
- a CDS encoding zinc-dependent alcohol dehydrogenase family protein — encoded protein: MSGTAVPATMRGVYLPGDSTAVIKEIPVPEPGPGQLLLRVGASGICGSDIGYIYHEHKTHRGVDGPAYRGVVTGHEPSGVVVAAGPDCREYGVGDRVIVYHIAGCMTCDNCRRGYQISCTGAARAAYGWQRDGGNADYILVEETTCVRLPDELSYVDGALIACGFGTAYEGLRRLAVSGEDDLLVIGLGPVGLAAAMIGRGMGARRIIGVEPSAQRREWADGLDLFDATVGVDAPGEAIAEITGGRGVSTAIDCSGSRAGRGTAVDNAAEWGRVSLVGEGGTLETEVSDTLLHKQLTLHASWVTSVPAMAQLARNLVRWGVRPEIVVSERLPLAEADAAYRLAAGAGTGKVCLVADDVAGS
- a CDS encoding DUF4380 domain-containing protein; the encoded protein is MTAEAPRDAEDDGGPADLDASASGGVSITRDDSGPYEVFHLDNGLVRLGVVPALGGRVLSAVFAGREYLYRNPRLLDDRLHPVDGRRPRPTSGPMSQWLNFGGDKTWPAPQGWDHAGQWAGPPDPVLDSGAYQARPHLADTVAEITMTSGDDPRTGLRTIRTVRLAEGESRYTLEISFTNVESHPVRWALWNVTQLAGEIPGEAGPHAGVYVGLRESGLPRSVELITAGPAPTVTDTGGSVVRVAAQDVVGKVGFPDAAGWLADVGAQGTLTQTFPVDESAEYPDDGSRVEVWLEHPLTEPIAELGDLLPRDRVVECEALGPLTTLAPGERVTLPIVFGFGVTSAVVGAATAVGYWTEPPAEAGAADGSGALRGVFVPATGGLLRAEFLDRDGRSVDAVDLLELTPGRPCALPVGRVVPHDAAAVSFTVGGEPAGVLTRPVYDRANGHAKISVMDEQGRDR
- a CDS encoding SDR family NAD(P)-dependent oxidoreductase is translated as MSGAPTRFTDRTAVVTGAAGGIGAATARRLAEEGAAVALLDLDPRVHEVADELRRAHGRATSHVCDVADEDSWTSVTEAVRGEFGPIGVLVSNAYTVDVRPAHEMSRQSWDQQLAVNLTGAFLGVRACLADLRTVSGAVVLTSSVHALIGLPGRPAYAATKGGLTALGRQLAVEYAPEVRVNWVLPGPILTAAWDDVDEADREQSIRQTVTRRFGTPEEVAAGIAFLASPDASYVTGTGLVIDGGWSAYKEST
- a CDS encoding FadR/GntR family transcriptional regulator translates to MAAYIGRGVHGNTVELLGARIVSGAVGEGETLDLAGLSAELDLSITALREAIKVLTAKGLVDARQRRGTFVRPRATWNLLDVDVIRWQFAAGAADDFLRDLAEVRAVIEPAAARYAAARRTEDDLRALDEALAAMGRAVGGDPSSAADADLAWHRALLVATHNEMLVRMEIFIEPGLSERDRLVHQSGDDDPVPSHQAVLDAVRAADAEAAGAAMLALLAKSDSDLRRVTAGEGVAAPAASAQGASSPAAAPHAAAAERAESAAQATAARDAAPVAGANPETGPATPRTPAEADAAGTTPVAAGGAEGTPSQAASAAAPQTTALQTAAVEASAAGIESNERKSR
- the dgoD gene encoding galactonate dehydratase, whose amino-acid sequence is MKITRVETFLVAPRWLFCRVETDDGLVGWGEPVVEGRASTVRTAVHELAELLIGEDPLRVEDHWQRMTKGSFYRGGPVLSSAVAGLDQALWDIAGKALNAPVHQLLGGPVRDRVRVYGWIAGDEPAEVADAVAAQVEAGLTAVKMNAAGRMSRLASVAEIDGVLERLAAAREALGPHRDVALDFHGRFTAANARRIIPLLADARPMFVEEPVLPEYSHLIGDVVRASPVPIACGERLYSRGEFLPVLQAGIAVAQPDLSHAGGISEVRRIGSLAETFDVPLAPHCPLGPISLAASLQIAFSTPNFLIQEQSLGIHYNAEADLLDYVLDREMFRFVDGHLLRPTGPGLGVTIDEAAVRKADETGHDWHSPIWRHDDGSLAEW
- a CDS encoding bifunctional 4-hydroxy-2-oxoglutarate aldolase/2-dehydro-3-deoxy-phosphogluconate aldolase; translated protein: MNLSQRLAEERIVAIVRGRDAEAAFRAVLALWEEGIHLVEVSLTGADALRLIGRLAAERSGAAALGAGTVLSAQDAADVHTAGATFAVTPAIGPGTHAAIELGLPTLVGALTPTEVYAAHTAGATAVKLFPAAHGGGPGYLKALRDPFPTVPFVPVGGVDVEAARRYLELGALAVGVGSPLLAGAADGADLAELRDRARQFRAVAAEFPVQAGIAAAQGPAAHAAGRHGSEQSR
- a CDS encoding sugar kinase, with the protein product MIEVITLGESMAALRGQGPMRLGGELSLSVAGAESNVAIGLARLGHQVSWIGRVGADQPGELVTRTLRAEGVDVSGVAVDADRPTGLILFEKRVADLIRVRYYRTDSAGSRLHPDDLAGVLAGGARLLHVTGITPALGPGPRAAVLAAVEHAKAQGWTVSLDVNHRSLLWPAEAAAEVLGPLARRADVVIASPEELAIVEPEGYDDLARADHLLTAGVAEVVVKLGADGARVHHAAGVEQVESVRVPVLDTVGAGDAFSAGYLSALLDGEPTSERLRRGSVLGAFAVASHGDWEGLPTREELPLLSLEPGTTLR